TTTTCGTTTATTCTTTACCAAACTCAAATTTGTGAAAcgtaattgttttaaaagaatTAAACTGAACATATTCGTAGTAAATATGGACATGAATGTATACATACCCTGATCCCGCAATCgtgttgatatacatgtactgtaaacagaCATCGTTTGGACAATAATACTTAAAACGTAACTATTTCGTaatgtattatttcatttaacaaACCTTTTCCAAGGTGGAACAACCAGAACTTCAAATCGATTTTGAGAAACAAAAGACAAAACCCAATTGATCACTCCTAAATTAATATGGTGTTTTCATTACCGTTGCTAATTCCCAGCGTTTTTactaatgataaaaataatatgatacACCTACACAGtttgttatacctacacagttTGTTTAGTACCAATAAGTGTAGGTAGATCAACATAGTGATGAAGACGATGAAGACTACTCCTTTTATTGTAGGatcaatttaaataaatactATATCATAAACCCCGTGAATGTTGTCCAACCACCTCCATATATCCGTATGTCACCATCCGTCTGGACGTCCGGACTGTTAAGTATTCGAACCCAGACCCGGTCTCCGACGTCCAATCGCACCAGGACGGAGTTGGTACCCTGGTTGTATCGCTGGGTCCCGCCGGCATAGTTTAACATCGCATGGTTACCATTGACGACCAGTTCTGTTTCGACTTGGTCGTCACGAAATGCCATAATGGTGACTGAGAAGTGATAGACTCCGGGCTCTGGACACGTAAACACTCCTGTCAGGTTGTCGTAGGCTGACCCTTCGTTTAGGATGACGTGGGGGAAGGGAACTGTCTGATGAGTTACAAGAGAAACATCGTGGTGAGACGTCTGAGCGGAGAAGGCTTTCTCTATATGTTGATTAGACACACGACGACCTACAACGTCACAGACAACATATAAAGTCAGTTTTAATATGAGAATTGAACACTTTGTGTTTGTCATGATGAAATGattatgtaattaatatatggAATACTCAAATTCTCAGATCACCGAAATTGCATGTAAATGACATAGATTGTCGTTTTAATTATCGATAGAATAAATCTTATGGATAATTTAATCATGCTCAAATGAGTGATCAATGGCAGAAACATGGATGCAATGCTACCATGGGGCATCACCTAATACACGTACTTCCGAATGCAGCACTTCGTTTTCTAATATCCTTTATCAGGAGATTCTAGTACACACGACCAATGAACATTACAGAATGGGTATCACGTGCGTAAAGGCTAAAATACTAATCTTACTTCGTGTTGCCCATTTCAATTGTTTACTTATACGAGGCCTGTTTGATGTGACGGTTTTGAGCACTGGGAGATTATCTTCCCTGTCATGATGACCAGCTCCAGGTTTCTCGAGAAGCGAGGTGTCTTCTCCACTACCGGTTCTTATCAGAGAAGGAGATTTGACAAGTTCCAACGTCTTTGTGAACAGTTCTTCTCGAGTCGCTTGTAGCTCTACACGACTTTCTTTTAGATCATGTTGAGTGGCTAACAACTCTGAGTTTATAACTCTCACCATAGCTTTCGTCGAGTCCAACTCCATCTGAATGGTTTCCAGTTTATCTTGCGTGTCTTTCAGTTCGGATTTAAGAGATTGTATGGACGAGGAAAAGTCTCTTTCCATTCTACGAAGTCGAATTTCGATGGATTCATCATTATAAGACAGAGAAAAAGTACCAGCTACCTTCACCAACAACAATAGAAACACTAGCCACGTTGACGCCATATTGACCGATGTCGTTACAAGTTGTGACACTTATCAGTACATGATCGTGTTATGTATTTCAGACTTTGCATAAAAcgttatgaaaaaaatagataagGAAAGATAAAAGTAGCTTGACTTTAATAGTTTCAACGTAAAAAGAAACAATTCCCAATCAGCACAGAAAGCGTTGAGAGATAATATGTCTGTCTAACTTTTGCATTGGTATGTTTAAAACTATATACAACGTACCGCTATTGCGATCCTGACCTAGGGCTACAATGAACTAAGTGGCACTGATTTCTGCattgattttttcaaaattagttAAACCCAATAAATGCAAAATGTAAAGGTACATTTGTTTACGTATCCTTCTGGGTAGGAGACTCAATTATACATACTTATGTTCcgtattatgtttttattttatttcaacgCAGTGTCAGAGTAAAAGTgacaatgaaaattaaaaaaagcaCATGGCATGTAATGTACTTTGTAATTTATTGATGTGCATTCATGTGCATAATTTCACAATACTTAACCATGGTACATTATATCATGAAACCAGTGAAAGTTGACCAAGACTGTCCGTAAATACTTATGGCCCCATCGGTATTAATGACTGGGTTCTGGTTGACTCGAACCCACACCTTGTCGCCAATGTCCAATCGTACAACCACCGAATTGGTGCCCTGGTTATGTTTCAGCGACCCGGCAGCATAATTTAACATCACCTGGTTACCATTGACAACCAGTTCCGTTTCTACCTCGTCGTCTCGGAGAGACATGATGGTGACAGAGAAGTGATAGACTCCGGACTCTGGACATGTAAACACTCCGGTCAGGTTGTCGTAAGCTGACCCTTCGTTTAGGATGACACGGGGGAAGAGAATTGTCTGGTGTGTAATAAGAGCGTTTTCCTGGTGAGTCGACTGTGCAGAGAAGGCTTTATGGCTATGTTGGTCAGATACACGGCGACCTGCAATATCAGAGAGCACGCATTTCAATTATATGAAGCATCATGAATATGTGACTGGTAAGGAGCGTTTTAATtgacttaaaaataaaaaggcCATTTGCAACAGTGATATGAGCGAATAACGGGGTACCGATTTCATGAAAGACAGCATTCAAGAACTTTTCATTTAGAGTACTCTGTGATGTTTgttccataacataaaaaatctattgaaCGTTATTTTTCAAACAAGCGTTTTTTCCTGATATCATCTATACTGGAATTTACCATGTTTAAGAACAAAGTTGATCAAGAATGCCGAAAAAATAGAAAGGACTGTGTATGGGTTGTGCTATTTTGACCCTCAAATTCATTAAGGATTAAAGCCTATTATTATCTTATTAATGGCAAAATTGTTGAATTCAACTGTCGAGTCATCACTGATACAATTGGTATTGTATTTTTTGGTATTTGTATCGTTCCAGTTGTAGTTATGGTAACTATGCCTAATTGATTAACTTGCATAACTTATGTTTTATAatgtcaataatttttttttataagatattCATCCAGAAAACATAGAATGCTACCTTGaacaatttttatatttcaccTTCAAGAATGTTAAACTAGTATTAAAGTGAATTGGCTTAATTAAGATGAGCGCGAATATATATCTTGATATAATCTTTTCCCTTTGACATAAAAACTTATTCAATGATCAATGCTTGGTGTCCGTAAAGGGCATTTATTAATAACTTGATATAAAGATTGGATAGTAGCATCGATCGGCCATCATGATTCGAAAACTATATTTCATAAAGGTCACATTGCCTTGATCGATGGTAATACTGAATACATCTAAAACATATTGCTAGTACAAGgaagttggttaaaaatttcaaaatgatccGATAGGACAGGTATGGCATTGCTAGCTCAGCAATATGTATACACCGACATATATACCCTTCCACATCATGTCCAATAAGCAGACTCAcagaaacatttatataatattacataatcCAAGCAAATGGTGTTATCAAATCTCGCTTACCTCGTGTCGACCAATTTGGACGTTTAATCATACGAGTCCCCGCCTTCTGCGGTTCAGATGCCATGCTAACGTTTCGTTCGTAAGGAAAGGATGCATCCTCTTCTTTACCATCATGATAGCGTTTTTGAAGTTTATCCAATTTGGACATGTCTTTTTCGCGTTCACTTTCGTCAACCAAAGAGTGTGATTTGACTAATTCCATCTTCACGGCGAACAGTTCCGTTCGGGTATCCTGGAGTCCAGTGCGAGTCTCCATTAGTTCGGTTTGAGTGGCTACCAATTCGGCATTTAAAGCTGACACTGTGGATTTGGTGGAATCAAGCTCCGCTTGGACCGTCTTCAACTTGTTCTGAGTGTCTTTTAGTTCGGATTTCAGAGACTGTATCGATACGGAAAAGTCTCTCTCCATCTTACGGAGTCGCCTTTCAATGGGATCTTCATTTTCTATGGCAGCTCGAGTAGCGGCTAGTTGCACCAATAGCAATATAATCACTGACGACCACTTTGACGCCATGTTGACTGACCGAACAAGGTATAAAGCTTATCAGTGAAACGTTGTCAGAATCACGTACACAAATATCACTCGACAGATAGGATAACACGGTCAAGTGATTGGGAAGACATTTCAAGACCACTGAGTTAAAGTTattccaccgccaacagagcatgaacgatactcatcatgtgaacaacaattggtgtttaatcgtatatatatatgtctaattaacacaaaaaaaataaataaaatgaaataactgattttgtttttgattcatgcgtaatcagtacttcgtTCCATTTAGTGCCATGTATTTTTTCGGGGCGCAAttacgtatttttttttattttatttttcttgaagtaaaaattagaagctcaaactttatTATGTGGCAATAGTGTAAAGTGAGTAAAatttaaaactgaagaaaagaCTAATTCGTCTACTTCtgattttgatagaaaaaaaaacgtttatcagcggtggtgcatctttaaattcaataaaaagaaTCAAGATATAAAAAGTTGAAATAGCCAAATATAATAGCACAAGTGAAGAATACAAACAGTAATGTATTTAAACGGAGACCCAAGAGAGAAATTACATTTTTGCAATTGCAAGTAGTCATGAAGTTATTATTTGAAATACTGTACGCGAATAAATTTTGAAGTGTGGCCAATGACTGTTAACGTTAATATTTTCGGCAAGTTATGCGCAGTGTGATAATTTCGGTACTGTGCATCTAGTCTAATATTTTGTTCGCTTATCAAAGCTAGAACATATAACTGTATATGCTGCGTAGATTTGAAGGAAATGAGCTAATGTTTCCACGTTGCGAAAAACTCCACCTCTACCAATCGGATTTTCACTCCCGAGCCCATGTATTCTATTTTCAACCAGTAGTCGCTCTAGATTACGTTAAGGGTAAACCAGCAAATGACAATGTCGAATCCAAAATGTCAACGTTGAAAGATCAATCAGGGATTGACCCTCATCTCCGTACCAAGGTATACCATATCAACTCAAAACCAGAACTAGGTCTTCTTTAAGCAgttttaaatgtaataataattttttgatACGTTAAATATCCAAACATGTTATGCGCCAAATATCAGGTTTCTGGACCAGGTTTTCGAGACGTCGTTAAACGGAAAAAATGATGCCAGTTGGGTCGGACGTTGTACCACACATAAAGTAAGCCAAAAAGGAAACAATGGAGTATTAAATTGACTCTTTCGAATCCTTCTCTTAAGATTAAaggtttttataaaatcatcCATGAACTTCGAAAATATTACCATGCCTTGTCCTAACAATATGTATAAATCGTTTACTTTTTCGTACAGCTCTTTTCCTCGTTCTATTTATCTTCAGGGATACCAATTTTCAGGCAATGATTATGCTCCTTACACTTTGCATACTTAGGAATGTTAGTACTAAATACTTTTACTTGAATAGGCACCAGAAATACTTCcgattgatatatatacaacattgcaTTGAATTTACTGTGCATGATTTCAATGCTTATTCCATGGTTTCCCTACTACTAAAACGTCTATATCACCGAAGTAAATTGTTTTCCTAAACAAGGATGAAAATCTTTTGAGCACCATTACAAAATGATGTGGTTTGTGCATTTTCGACCCCGAACTCatcattttaaactttttttcttgatTAAATTGTTGTAGTACATCCCCTTATACATTGGCTTGGTATAGTGTACGATTAAATTGCAGCATTACTTGCCCAATACCCCAATGTCATTGGTAATTTCAGTAAAATCTGAGTTGATaacttttaaagttatatgtgccaaaACTGGGCAAAACTTTTGACATGCTTACAGCTACAGCGCATTCTTTCTTCAgttaatttattgtaaatttgaTGAATTCAGTTGTGAAAACCATtctaatggacagacaaactttatacattaattacaacacagtctttaatatacattataaatgtttttggtGCCTTGTGCATGTTTAGACGGAAACATACCTGCACAAACCACTTTATTATGCCTGTGAAGATATGAAACGTAGACCACAGATTGGTTTCATGGCCTGATGTagatgtaaatacatgtaccatgattatcattttaacacttatttgtacttgtaaaattaaaacctgtgcATTTTAAgaattgtaattctcaaaatgttgctaatttttggtggtgaataaaacattaaaagttcttcttgattcatgagtaccaggtatgaaaattacggttagttttttttcttacaaTGTAAATCCTCTAAATTCTGAAAACCTGGaattttttttcctttcaaTCTTTGTTCATGACTTCTTTTAGTTTGATAAGATGTGACTTACATGGTCATAAATGGATTTTAATAGGATGTTGATAGTGCTACCCCCACCAGAAAAGCAAAACCTTAGTCTATTCTCCATGTCTATTACTGAAGGTtagacaaaaataaagaaaagggGCTTTGCATGTGTTCTAGGCATTTGACAGTATTCCAAAGAgctaaaatgatatttaaatgactGCCAAAGTGAGCCCTGAGTAAGCAACATCTTACAGGAAATAATGTCAGTGTATCTTAAAACAAGTTGTTATTGAAATGAAAGGCAGaactttttatttgataaatggAATGAGTTTTATTGAACTCAGAATGGACACAAATGAAGCATGAATAAGGAACACACAGTTCTGCAATGATACAAGATACTATACTCACTTTCTGATCGCTCACATTGTCATAGACAAAACTCCTTTCTTGACGTCGATCATAATGATCCATCAAAAGTTATAAAACACTTGTATCCAACAAACAggttatgaaacaaataatgatttaTCTTACTGCTGTCGTTACGCTAACTTttcaaatgatataaataaaaatgaaccATAAAAGAAATTTGATGCAGTTTACTGATTAATTGAAACTAGCAgtgtattaaatatgtattctaATACAACTGgtaattcaaattttgttttagaCATACAAAGTACAACAATTAGTCTGGAAAATTGCACAACAATTACACAATAAATCTTTCTTTGTTTATAACAAATTCTTGAAAATTAGAGCATTTATATCTATGAATTTAAATGATGCTGATCatgatatttacaaatgtagCCTTCAAATCGGCCTACAAAATGGCCAGACCATACATATTCAGGCTATGTCTACTGTGGATGTTGACATGATAATATGACGACAGAATACATGTCTAAGTGTTTGCACTCTTCGCTATCTGATCTTTGAGGATAAGTATACTCTGCCGTTGATCTGGTGGTAACATGGCTATCTGCTGGTCTGTAAGCTGTAGCACCTGCATGATTAAGGCAGCCTGAAATTCAAACAAAGTATTGCATATgaataagtatatataatatgtaggttttaaaaactaattattttttgtataacataaaatgttgtGGGAACTTTCTTCAAGTTTCTACACAAAGAACATTTGATATTCCGGGTATGCCATGTTAATGTTTAAACATAACAATCAACCAAATTTTTACTTTTTGCCCGCAATTTAGTCGAAGGCAAAATTACCTGCAAGTGCATTTATAGCAATGTGAAAGTGAATGTCTGAAGGGTCAAAAGCTTTAAATGATTGTTGGAAGTATCCAAATTATCACGTTTTCATTTATATTGCTGCTTAGTGTTCTTTAATCAGAGTCCCTGTGTCTTTCCCCTACTACTAAACTGAGCTGTATGCTATTCCAACTATTTAACTTACTTTTTCTTGATCCTGTGCCGAGATTGAAGCTCCAGCTGACATGTTTGGCATACCACCAGGTAACTGTAGGCCACCCTGGGTAAGAGAGAACAGAATTTCATAACAGGGTatcataaaatgtatttaataacAGGTGTTAATACTGCATGGAACTCCTCATTGCACATAATGGCTGAACCTAAGCAGTTGAAAGACGATTATTTTGGATAACTGTAAACTTATCAGTTCtaataatgtaaattaagtGTGAAAAGTTTGAAATGGTATTACGGTAACAGGTATTTGTTATGTACTTTGCTCTCAATTTTGATACAAATAAGCACACATTTACTTACGAGTGACAGATTTGGTAACCCAGGAATACCAGCTGATGCTGAACTTGGCACAGATCTCTGAGGCATGCCACGCCCATCTCCCATCCTGGGATCCCTCTGTTCTGGGCGGGACGGAGGTTGACCTCCCATTTCTGGCCTCATTGGTGGACCACCCATGCTAGGCTGAGGACCGCCCATATTTGGCTGAGGGCCACCTGGACCTGCATTAAGTATGAACATACAATACACAAGTCTACTACTATTTactatttcaattattttattcatgCATTAACTGATTTTACAACACAGAAAGAAAGGATTGTTTGTTGATTCTTTATTCAGATTTTCATGAAGTTAGACAGTATGATCCTGTCTAAGCGAAAAACAAATCCATGCAATAGATCCTCTGATTGCTTTTGGATGATAACAAGTTTGAAATGTACCCGGTAATgatgtttacaaaataaaaacatttctgGAAAAAGATTTAAATACAGTCAAAGGTAcagtatttaaaatattatgacAACTGGATAACTTGAAAAACTAAATTTGTTtagatttcaatataaacagGTTCTATTCAATGTACTTACCCATTAATGATCCTTGGGGCCTTCCCATCATCTCTGGTCCACCCATTCTTGGACCTCCTGGACCTGGACCCCCTGGGCCATGTGGACCAGGACCACGAGCTGCAGGGACCCCAGGGCGTTGTCCTGGACCCCCTGGTCCATGTGGACCCCCAGGGTGTGGACCGGGAGCTCCGGGGCCGTGTGGACCTGGTCCCCCTGGGCCATGAGAGCCAGGCCCTCCAGGACCATGTGGTCCAGGACCCACAGGGCCATGTGGacctgaaataaaattattacatgATGATTTTCTTAcaagtatatacattgtatctatataTTTCTAATGAACCTTATAAGTTTGAAAGCAATTTAAAACTTATGATcatgtttcatatttacaatgtgtAATATACAGAACATTATATGTTGAATTTAACTTGTACACTGAATTTTAATAAACACTAAAGTTAGACTTTTAtcttttgaaatgttttgaaagaaGTTCCATAATGTAAATAAGGGTATGGTTTgctaacaaatatatatacccCCATACACTTTTTCAagccagtatatatatacatagtatacCCTTAACTTGTGACTTTTCTTTGGGGCATAGGTATAGTGTATTCTTTACAGGCAGAAGGCACAAACACTACTTTTTAGCCATACTTTAAGTTTGAGGTATGACATGactatttattgatatatagcCCTTACCTGGAGCCATGTTGATACCCAGGGGCATAGGTCCTCCCATGGAGTTAGGTGGTCCCTGGGGCACGGACTGTAACAACAAATCTCATTAATTCAGCTTAGATATGAGTAAACTTAAGCAAACCGAATTTGACCCAATTATGAGTAAGAACTCTGGGGACTAAAATTAATCCAACTGAATAGGCAagtaatggaaaaaaataattgtgaaaAGTCAGCCAAAACATTCCATATATCATAGAAAGTACATGGTGTTCATATTATTAGTAtgcaattttaaaatatcttaattcaaaGTGAGCAATCTTGAGGCCTCGCAAAAGTGACAATAGTGCTATACATACTAATCATACCGTGCAACCTCAGTTGTGATGTCAGTATGTGATAGTTGTGGTACCATGGATGATGGATTTGTAAAATGACAGTATTGTTACACTTACTGTACTAGGCATTCTGAGCTGCATTAGACTGAGCTGTGTACTAGGCATTCTGAGCTTGTGGTAGACTGACAGGCTGTGATGATGGTAGACATGTACCTTGGAtgttatacttactgtactaggCATTCTGAGCTGTGGTGGTAGACTGACAGTACtgttatacttactgtactaggCATTCTGAGCTGTGGTGGTAGACTGACAGGCTGTGATGATGGTGGTACATGTACCTTGGAtgttatacttactgtactaggCATTCTGAGCTGTGGTGGTAGACTGACAGTACTGTTAAACTTACTGTACTAGGCAATCTGAGCTGTGGTGGTAAACTGACAGGCTGCGATGATGGTGGTACATGTACCTTGGAtgttatacttactgtactaggCAATCTGAGCTGTGGTGGTAGACTGACAGGCTGTGATGATGGTGGTACATGTACCTTGGAtgttatacttactgtactaggCATTCTGAGCTGTGGTGGTAGACTGACTGGCTGTGATGATGGTGGTACATGTACCTTGGAtgttatacttactgtactaggCATTCTGAGCTGTGGTGGTAGACTGACAGGCTGTGATGATGGTAGTACATGTACCTTGGAtgttatacttactgtactaggCAATCTGAGCTGTGGTGGTAGACTGACGGCTGTGATGATGGTGGTACATGTACCTTGGATgatatacttactgtactaggCATTCTGAGCTGTGGTGGTAGACTGACAGTACtgttatacttactgtactaggCATTCTGAGCTGTGGTGGTAGACTGACTGGCTGTGATGATGGTGGTACATGTACCTTGGAtgttatacttactgtactaggCATTCTGAGCTGTGCTTACTGTACTAGGCAATCTGAGCTGTGGTGGTAGACTGACAGGCTGTGATGATGGTGGTACATGTACCTTGGAtgttatacttactgtactaggCATTCTGAGCTGTGGTGGTAGACTGACAGTACtgttatacttactgtactaggCAATCTGAGCTGTGGTGGTAGACTGACAGGCTGTGATGATGGTGGTACATGTACCTTGGAtgttatacttactgtactaggCAATCTGAGCTGTGGTGGTAGACTGACAGTACtgttatacttactgtactaggCATTCTGAGCTGTGGTGGTAGACTGACTGGCTGTGATGATGGTAGTACATGTACCTTGGAtgttatacttactgtactaggCAGTCTGAGCTGTGGTGGTAGACTGACAGTACtgttatacttactgtactaggCATTCTGAGCTGTGGTGGTAGACTGACTGGCTGTGATGATGGTGGTACATGTACCTTGGAtgttatacttactgtactaggCATTCTGAGCTGTGGTGGTAGACTGACAGTACtgttatacttactgtactaggCATTCTGAGCTGTGGTGGTAGACTGACTGGCTGTGATGATGGGGGTACATGTACCTTGGATGTTATACTACTGTACTAGGCAATCTGAGCTGTGGTGGTAGATGACAGTACtgttatacttactgtactaggCACTCTGAGCTGTGGTGGTAGACTGACATACTGTTACACTAACTGTACTAGGCAATCTGAGCTGTGGTGGTAGACTGACTGGCTGTGATGATGGTGGTACATGTACCTTGGAtgttatacttactgtactaggCATTCTGAGCTGTGGTGGTAGACTGACTGGCTGTGATGATGGTGGTACATGTACCTTGGAtgttatacttactgtactaggCAATCTGAGCTGTGGTGGTAGACTGACAGTACTGTAATACTTACTGTACTAGGCATTCTGAGCTGTGGTGGTAGACTGACAGTACtgttatacttactgtactaggCATTCTGAGCTGTGGTGGTAGACTGTACCTTGGAtgttatacttactgtactaggCATTCTGAGCTGTGGTGGTAGACTGACTGGCTGTGATGATGGTGGTACATGTACCTTGGAtgttatacttactgtactaggCATTCTGAGCTGTGGTGGTAGACTGACAGGCTGTGATGATGGTAGTACATGTACCTTGGAtgttatacttactgtactaggCAATCTGAGCTGTGGTGGTAGACTGACAGTACtgttatacttactgtactaggCATTCTGAGCTGTGGTGGTAGACTGACAGGCTGTGATGATGGTAGTACATGTACCTTGGAtgttatacttactgtactaggCATTCTGAGCTGTGGTGGTAGACTGACAGTACtgttatacttactgtactaggCATTCTGAGCTGTGGTGGTAGACTGACTGGCTGTGATGATGGTGGTACATGTACCTTGGAtgttatacttactgtactaggCATTCTGATGTACCTTGGAtgttatacttactgtactaggCATTCTGAGCTGTGGTGGTAGACTGACAGGCTGTGATGATGGTGGTACATGTACCTTGGAtgttatacttactgtactaggCACTCTGAGCTGTGGTGGTAGACTGACAGTACtgttatacttactgtactaggCATTCTGAGCTGTGGTGGTAGACTGACTGGCTGTGATGATGGTAGTACATGTACCTTGGAtgttatacttactgtactaggCAGTCTGAGCTGTGGTGGTAGATTGTCAGTACtgttatacttactgtactaggCAATCTGAGCTGTGGTGGTAGACTGACTGGCTGTGATGATGGTGGTACATGTACCTTGGAtgttatacttactgtactaggCACTCTGAGCTGTGGTGGTAGACTGACAGTACtgttatacttactgtactaggCATTCTGAGCTGTGGTGGTAGACTGACAGTACtgttatacttactgtactaggCATTCTGAGCTGTGGTGGTAGACTGACTGGCTGTGATGATGGTGGTACATGTGTCTTGGAtgttatacttactgtactaggCATTCTGAGCTGTGGTGATAGACTGACAGTACTGTTATACTTACTGTGCTAGGCATTCTGAGCTGTGGTGGTAGAATGACAGGCTGTGATGATGGTGGTACATGTACCTTGGAtgttatacttactgtactaggCACTCTGAGCTGTGGTGGTAGACTGACAGTACTGTTATGCTTACTGTACTAGGCATTCTGAGCTGTGGTGGTAGACTGACTGGCTGTGATGATGGTAGTACATGTACCTTGGAtgttatacttactgtactaggCATTCTGAGCTGTGGTGGTAGACTGACAGTACtgttatacttactgtactaggCATTCTGAGCTGTGGTGGTAGACTGACTGGCTGTGATGATGGGGGTACATGTACCTTGGATGTAATACTTACTGTACTAGGCATTCTGAGCTGTGGTGGTAGACTGACAGTACtgttatacttactgtactaggCATTCTGAGCTGTGGTGGTAGACTGACAGTACtgttatacttactgtactaggCATTCTGAGCTGTGGTGGTAGACTGACTGGCTGTGATGATGGTGGTACGTTAGATGGTGGAATCTGGTTACTGTCTCTGTGTAACATGGCCTGGTaagataattg
The nucleotide sequence above comes from Argopecten irradians isolate NY chromosome 1, Ai_NY, whole genome shotgun sequence. Encoded proteins:
- the LOC138329098 gene encoding uncharacterized protein, translating into MASTWLVFLLLLVKVAGTFSLSYNDESIEIRLRRMERDFSSSIQSLKSELKDTQDKLETIQMELDSTKAMVRVINSELLATQHDLKESRVELQATREELFTKTLELVKSPSLIRTGSGEDTSLLEKPGAGHHDREDNLPVLKTVTSNRPRISKQLKWATRSRRVSNQHIEKAFSAQTSHHDVSLVTHQTVPFPHVILNEGSAYDNLTGVFTCPEPGVYHFSVTIMAFRDDQVETELVVNGNHAMLNYAGGTQRYNQGTNSVLVRLDVGDRVWVRILNSPDVQTDGDIRIYGGGWTTFTGFMI
- the LOC138329089 gene encoding complement C1q tumor necrosis factor-related protein 6-like → MASKWSSVIILLLVQLAATRAAIENEDPIERRLRKMERDFSVSIQSLKSELKDTQNKLKTVQAELDSTKSTVSALNAELVATQTELMETRTGLQDTRTELFAVKMELVKSHSLVDESEREKDMSKLDKLQKRYHDGKEEDASFPYERNVSMASEPQKAGTRMIKRPNWSTRGRRVSDQHSHKAFSAQSTHQENALITHQTILFPRVILNEGSAYDNLTGVFTCPESGVYHFSVTIMSLRDDEVETELVVNGNQVMLNYAAGSLKHNQGTNSVVVRLDIGDKVWVRVNQNPVINTDGAISIYGQSWSTFTGFMI
- the LOC138329103 gene encoding cleavage stimulation factor subunit 2-like, with the translated sequence MCFCFGFQITKTKKMAAQLMPNPPLTAAERACRSVFVGNIPYEATEEQLREIFTQAGPVVSFRLVYDRETGKPKGYGFCEYQDVETAQSAMRNLNNYDFNGRPLRVGVAAGEQNRDEMKGMQQAMGGPLLESPFGDPTEPEKAPEAISKAVASLPPEQMFELMKQMKMCIQNNPTEARNLLLQNPQLAYALLQAQIVMKIVDPQVAMAMLHRDSNQIPPSNVPPSSQPVSLPPQLRMPSTSVPQGPPNSMGGPMPLGINMAPGPHGPVGPGPHGPGGPGSHGPGGPGPHGPGAPGPHPGGPHGPGGPGQRPGVPAARGPGPHGPGGPGPGGPRMGGPEMMGRPQGSLMGPGGPQPNMGGPQPSMGGPPMRPEMGGQPPSRPEQRDPRMGDGRGMPQRSVPSSASAGIPGLPNLSLGGLQLPGGMPNMSAGASISAQDQEKAALIMQVLQLTDQQIAMLPPDQRQSILILKDQIAKSANT